One genomic window of Daphnia pulex isolate KAP4 chromosome 10, ASM2113471v1 includes the following:
- the LOC124206217 gene encoding histone H2B.1/H2B.2, whose product MPPKVSGKAAKKAGKAQKNITKGDKKKKRRRKESYAIYIYKVLKQVHPDTGISSKAMTIMNSFVNDIFERIAGESSRLAHYNKRSTITSREIQTAVRLLLPGELAKHAVSEGTKAVTKYTSTK is encoded by the coding sequence ATGCCTCCAAAAGTAAGTGGAAAAGCTGCGAAGAAAGCGGGGAAAGCTCAGAAAAACATCACAAAGGgcgataaaaagaagaaacgcagGAGGAAGGAGAGCTACGCCATTTACATCTACAAAGTGTTGAAGCAGGTCCACCCCGACACTGGCATCTCCTCCAAAGCCATGACCATCATGAACAGCttcgtcaacgacattttcgagCGCATCGCTGGAGAGTCGTCTCGTCTTgcccactacaacaagcgTTCGACCATCACTAGCCGGGAAATCCAGACGGCCGTCCGTCTGCTTTTGCCCGGTGAGTTGGCCAAGCACGCTGTGTCTGAAGGCACCAAGGCAGTGACCAagtacaccagcaccaagtag
- the LOC124206215 gene encoding histone H2A gives MSGRGKGGKVKGKSKTRSSRAGLQFPVGRIHRMLRKGSYAERVGAGAPVYLAAVMEYLAAEVLELAGNAARDNKKTRIIPRHLQLAIRNDEELNKLLSGVTIAQGGVLPNIQAVLLPKKTDKPAKA, from the coding sequence ATGTCTGGCCGCGGCAAAGGAGGCAAAGTAAAGGGAAAGTCAAAGACCCGTTCCAGCAGGGCCGGACTTCAATTCCCCGTCGGTCGTATCCATCGAATGCTCCGCAAGGGCTCGTACGCTGAACGCGTTGGTGCCGGTGCCCCCGTCTACTTGGCTGCCGTCATGGAGTACTTGGCCGCTGAGGTCCTCGAGTTGGCCGGTAACGCCGCCCGTGACAACAAGAAGACCCGTATCATCCCTCGTCACTTGCAATTGGCTATCcgcaacgacgaagagttGAACAAACTTCTCTCCGGTGTTACAATTGCCCAGGGTGGTGTCTTGCCTAATATCCAGGCCGTTCTCTTGCCCAAGAAGACCGACAAACCCGCCAAGGCTTAA
- the LOC124206207 gene encoding uncharacterized protein LOC124206207 produces the protein MAMYWFTQLSPAGQAAAAAIPEFILGILFCGMIALAWKTAVWIHRSTFRVVFMCRVSDVLRFLFSTENIKNNQENVIRLMILDSSTRLDYDDGQCAICLGPHVKKSRTSCGHVFCLKCLVQWSRIKLECPTCKHPFDAFCKGIQPFDNNYYALQQFERGNLHHIFIEMLLVVLLPAAIIGWTVYFAAGWIMLKILNYAVSSQTVTHFLAFRTTVNSHGAVPLTGH, from the exons ATGGCCATGTACTGGTTCACTCAACTTTCTCCGGCTGGCcaagcagcagccgcagctaTTCCAG AATTCATTCTAGGAATCCTCTTTTGCGGAATGATTGCGCTGGCATGGAAGACGGCAGTTTGGATTCACCGGTCCACATTCCGAGTTGTATTCATGTGCCGAGTGTCGGACGTCTTGCGATTCCTCTTCTCAAccgaaaatattaaaaacaatcaagaaaatgtcATCCGACTGATGATTCTCGACAGTTCAACTCGACTCGATTACGACGACGGCCAGTGCGCCATTTGCCTCGGCCCTCACGTCAAGAAATCACGGACCAGTTGCGGTCACGTTTTCTGTCTGAAATGTCTCGTCCAATGGTCCCGGATCAAATTGGAATGCCCGACCTGCAAGCACCCGTTCGACGCCTTTTGCAAAGGAATCCAACCGTTCGACAACAACTATTACGCCTTGCAGCAATTTGAACGAGGGAATCTCCATCACATTTTTATTGAGATGTTGCTGGTTGTGCTGTTGCCGGCCGCCATCATCGGATGGACCGTTTACTTCGCCGCTGGATGGATCATGTTGAAAATTCTGAATTACGCCGTGTCGTCCCAAACGGTCACCCATTTTCTGGCGTTCAGGACGACAGTCAATTCGCACGGGGCAGTCCCGCTGACCGGTCATTAG
- the LOC124206227 gene encoding acyl-CoA-binding protein homolog, with the protein MSLDEKFNKAAEAIRTMTTAPSDDEMKEIYALYKQSTVGDVNTARPGMLDLKGKAKWDSWEAKKGMSLDAAKEAYVSKTEELVTKYSASSA; encoded by the exons ATGTCTCTGGATGAA AAATTCAACAAAGCTGCCGAGGCCATCAGGACCATGACTACCGCTCCCTCAGATGATGAAATGAAGGAGATTTACGCCCTGTACAAGCAGTCCACTGTTGGTGATGTCAATACCG CTCGCCCGGGAATGCTGGACCTGAAAGGAAAAGCTAAATGGGATTCTTGGGAGGCCAAGAAAGGCATGTCCCTCGATGCTGCCAAGGAAGCCTACGTGTCAAAGACGGAAGAGTTGGTGACCAAGTACAGCGCATCCAGCGCTTAA
- the LOC124206228 gene encoding acyl-CoA-binding protein homolog — translation MSLDERFNKAAEDIKTLTVRPTDDELKEIYALFKQATVGDVNVARPGMMDFKGKAKWDAWESKKGMSSEAAKEAYILKSAELVAKYRK, via the exons ATGTCTCTGGATGAA AGATTTAACAAAGCGGCTGAGGATATCAAGACATTGACTGTCCGGCCGACAGATGACGAACTCAAAGAGATTTATGCTTTGTTCAAGCAAGCCACTGTTGGAGATGTTAACGTCG CTCGACCTGGAATGATGGACTTCAAAGGAAAAGCGAAATGGGACGCTTGGGAATCGAAGAAAGGCATGTCCTCCGAGGCTGCCAAAGAAGCCTACATCTTGAAATCAGCCGAGTTGGTGGCCAAATACAGAAAGTAG
- the LOC124206194 gene encoding neurexin-4-like isoform X1, with the protein MAHHHFCSFGFCFLFLLLWANYLVGAELPLEEQLRELRENYMQFKEAMEVKVSRLEMEDARLKALLELKDRQHEILAEKVSRLELRNERETSRQLAGRNAILRTCREIRAADPSASSGMYWIDPDGQGVGDDPIYVHCDMASGSTAIPHDSESSMDVGHCADPGCYSRTISYNASSRQMLALAELSVECHQSIKYDCNFAPLEFNLISYSWWNDRNGNSKTFWAGDNTDVHLCQCGLDGNCVDPSVQCNCDSMAPVPLVDDGTITDKNVLPITRLNFGRTQLETSSGVHTLGHFECTGQVAVSGMPSSCADLWRTGHSLSGLYSVVGTAMVESVYCDFAKLPSDSSFQTWIGFEDVKSSPTYFYVQISNSSFNVPNVPITFDAARLNVGGAMNLETGKFTAPRKGKYFFSASGLGTISASSSRFYGNIHIVWNGNRIGGSVSDDSANVSQFELFSLQSTLNLQAGDQIWWEIGNMSPGFNIYPNGYNNFSGVLLEEEITDSLKTI; encoded by the exons ATggctcatcatcatttctGTTCGttcggtttttgttttctatttttgctaTTGTGGGCCAATTATTTGGTCGGAGCTGAACTTCCGTTGGAAGAACAATTACGGGAACTGAGGGAAAATTAC atGCAATTTAAGGAAGCCATGGAGGTGAAAGTTTCCCGGCTGGAAATGGAAGACGCTCGACTAAAGGCGCTGCTTGAGCTGAAGGATCGGCAACACGAAATTCTGGCCGAAAAAGTAAGTCGACTGGAACTGCGAAACGAACGGGAAACAAGCCGCCAATTAGCGGGAAGGAACGCAATACTCAGAACTTGTCGGGAAATTAGGGCGGCTGATCCTTCCGCTAGTTCCGGAATGTACTGGATCGATCCTGACGGTCAAGGAGTCGGCGATGACCCGATTTACGTCCACTGCGACATGGCGTCAG GATCGACTGCTATTCCGCACGACAGTGAGTCGTCGATGGATGTGGGACACTGCGCTGACCCTGGATGCTATTCCAGAACAATTAGTTACAATGCCAGCAGCCGACAAATGTTGGCTTTGGCCGAGCTTTCCGTCGAATGCCACCAGTCAATCAAA tACGATTGTAACTTTGCGCCGttggaattcaatttaatatcCTACTCCTGGTGGAACGACAGAAAcggaaattcaaaaactttCTGGGCCGGTGACAACACGGACGTTCACCTTTGCCAGTGCggattggatggaaattgTGTCGATCCTTCCGTCCAATGCAACTGCGACTCGATGGCTCCAGTGCCATTAGTTGACGATG GTACAATAACGGACAAAAATGTTCTTCCTATCACTCGACTGAACTTTGGTCGAACGCAATTGGAAACTTCGTCCGGTGTCCATACACTGGGCCACTTCGAATGTACCGGACAAGTGGCCGTCAGTGGAATGCCAAGTTCATGTGCAGATTTGTGGAGAACTGGACACTCCCTGAGCGGATTATATTCAGTCGTGGGAACAGCAATGGTCGAAAGTGTTTACTGTGACTTTGCCAAGTTACCTAGCGACTCCA GTTTCCAGACCTGGATCGGGTTCGAAGATGTGAAATCATCGCCCACTTACTTTTACGTTCAGATATCTAACTCTTCATTCAATGTACCAAATGTTCCCATAACATTTGACGCCGCACGACTAAACGTGGGAGGAGCCATGAATTTAGAAACGGGCAAATTCACGGCGCCACGAAAgggcaaatattttttctcggcATCCGGACTTGGAACTATTTCGGCATCTTCATCTAGATTTTATGGTAATATTCATATCGTGTGGAACGGTAACCGAATCGGAGGTAGTGTTTCAGATGACTCCGCAAATGTTAGTCAATTCGAACTATTTTCCTTGCAATCGACACTCAATTTGCAAGCGGGTGACCAAATCTGGTGGGAGATAGGAAACATGAGTCCAGGATTTAATATATACCCCAATGGTTATAATAATTTTAGCGGTGTTctcttggaagaagaaattaccGATTCACTAAAAACAATATGA
- the LOC124206205 gene encoding three prime repair exonuclease 2-like: MQFFLLCSHALKSLKTLKSSVPLLLPPVQHRLHVRRSYDIMAASSSTMPVMISSVGIAVASASVVNLVPTVSTLRLVTPATFNSYVFLDLETTGFITTEDPICRITELSMWGIEREQFLNCSGKKMPRITNRLNMCVDPSKEIHPMAATKSKLDNLNLSHQSPFDEDVANTVLSFLNRLKKPMCMIAHYGFKFDFPVLKSEIANVGKDFSEDVFCADSLPVFRTCQSLAPGVPYSYTLENVYRRIYNNQPEVMHEAEADVKMLFWAAAATPRPFLNAVANTAVPIATINKCW; this comes from the exons ATGCAGTTCTTTCTTCTCTGTAGTCATGCTCTTAAGAGTTTGAAAACATTAAAGAGTTcagttcctcttcttcttccaccagTACAACATAGACTGCACGTTCGCCGCTCTTACGACATTATGGCTGCCTCTTCTTCAACTATGCCTGTGATGATCTCATCCGTTGGCATTGCTGTCGCATCCGCGTCTGTCGTCAATCTAGTTCCAACTGTGTCTACCCTCAGATTAGTCACACCAGCTACTTTCAACAGTTACGTGTTTCTTGATCTGGAAACCACAGGTTTTATTACGACGGAAGATCCAATATGTCGGATCACAGAGCTGAGCATGTGGGGAATCGAGAGAGAGCAATTCCTCAACTGCAGTGGAAAGAAGATGCCCAGAATCACAAACCGTTTGAACATGTGTGTTGACCCATCCAAAGAAATCCATCCCATGGCTGCCACGAAATCCAAGCTGGATAATCTTAATCTCAGTCATCAGAGTCCTTTTGACGAAGATGTTGCTAATACTGTCTTGAGTTTTCTGAATCGACTTAAAAAACCCATGTGCATGATTGCTCATTACGGATTCAAATTTGACTTCCCAGTTCTCAAATCGGAGATTGCCAATGTTGGAAAG GATTTTTCTGAAGATGTCTTCTGCGCGGATTCTCTTCCAGTTTTCCGAACTTGCCAAAGTCTCGCTCCAGGTGTTCCGTATTCTTATACTTTGGAGAACGTTTACAGACGGATTTATAACAATCAACCCGAAGTAATGCACGAGGCCGAGGCTGATGTGAAAATGCTGTTTTGGGCAGCTGCCGCGACTCCGAGACCGTTTTTAAATGCAGTGGCCAATACTGCTGTTCCAATCGCCACCATAAACAAGTGTTGGTGA
- the LOC124206208 gene encoding three-prime repair exonuclease 1-like: MSSHPRAIKSLVFFDLETTGLKDPEITELSFCSIDRSQFLNCQRGEFPRITNRLNLCIKPSKRIEPKASEITKLDNYNLDHQSPFDENVGNIVLSFLNRLKKPVCLVAHNGFKFDFPILLAEFSRLEIMDFPSDIFCVDSLAIFQNLSPSPTSPNLKNIRLSFALKNVYNRIYGRDPEELHEAEADVKVLLLSAISTPEEFVDAVDRNAKPFDFVQKSW, encoded by the exons ATGTCTTCTCATCCTCGAGCAATAAAAAGTCTTGTGTTTTTCGATCTGGAAACCACAGGTCTTAAAGATCCGGAAATCACAGAGTTGAGTTTTTGCAGCATCGATAGATCGCAGTTTCTGAATTGTCAACGAGGAGAGTTTCCACGCATAACGAACCGATTGAATCTGTGCATTAAACCGTCGAAACGGATTGAACCCAAGGCGTCGGAGATAACTAAACTTGATAACTATAATTTGGATCATCAGAGTCCATTTGACGAAAATGTTGGCAACATCGTCTTGAGCTTTCTGAATAGACTTAAAAAGCCCGTCTGCCTTGTTGCTCATAAcggatttaaatttgattttcccatTCTTTTGGCTGAATTTTCTCGACTCGAAATTATG GATTTTCCTAgtgatattttttgtgtggatTCTTTGGCTATCTTCCAAAATTTGTCGCCGAGTCCAACGTCGCCTAATCTGAAAAACATCCGCTTATCGTTTgccttaaaaaatgtttacaatcGCATTTATGGCCGCGATCCCGAGGAACTGCACGAGGCAGAGGCCGATGTGAAGGTGCTTTTATTATCTGCCATCTCAACTCCCGAAGAGTTTGTGGATGCCGTCGACAGAAATGCGAAGCCATTCGATTTTGTGCAAAAGAGTTGGTGA
- the LOC124206214 gene encoding histone H3, translating to MARTKQTARKSTGGKAPRKQLATKAARKSAPATGGVKKPHRYRPGTVALREIRRYQKSTELLIRKLPFQRLVREIAQDFKTDLRFQSSAVMALQEASEAYLVGLFEDTNLCAIHAKRVTIMPKDIQLARRIRGERA from the coding sequence ATGGCTCGTACCAAGCAAACTGCTCGCAAATCCACCGGTGGCAAGGCGCCCCGCAAACAGTTGGCCACCAAAGCCGCTCGCAAAAGTGCCCCGGCCACTGGAGGAGTCAAGAAACCCCATCGTTATCGTCCCGGCACCGTCGCCCTTCGTGAGATCCGTCGCTACCAAAAGTCGACCGAGCTTCTGATCCGCAAGTTGCCATTCCAGCGCTTGGTCAGAGAAATCGCCCAGGATTTCAAGACCGACTTGCGTTTCCAGAGCTCGGCCGTCATGGCCCTGCAGGAGGCCAGCGAAGCTTACTTGGTGGGTCTTTTCGAAGACACCAACTTGTGCGCCATCCACGCCAAGCGAGTCACCATCATGCCAAAAGACATCCAACTCGCTCGCCGTATCCGTGGTGAACGTGCTTAA
- the LOC124206225 gene encoding histone H4, with protein sequence MTGRGKGGKGLGKGGAKRHRKVLRDNIQGITKPAIRRLARRGGVKRISGLIYEETRGVLKVFLENVIRDAVTYTEHAKRKTVTAMDVVYALKRQGRTLYGFGG encoded by the coding sequence ATGACTGGTCGCggcaaaggaggaaaaggactCGGCAAAGGAGGCGCCAAACGTCATCGCAAAGTTTTGCGTGACAACATCCAGGGAATCACCAAGCCGGCCATCCGTCGTCTTGCTCGCCGTGGTGGTGTCAAGCGTATCTCTGGTCTCATCTACGAGGAAACCCGTGGTGTTTTAAAGGTGTTTCTCGAGAACGTGATTCGTGACGCCGTCACCTACACTGAACACGCCAAGAGGAAGACGGTGACGGCCATGGATGTCGTCTACGCACTGAAACGCCAGGGCCGTACTCTGTACGGTTTCGGCggttaa
- the LOC124206218 gene encoding histone H2B.3, with the protein MPPKVSGKAAKKAGKAQKNIAKGDKKKKRKRKESYAIYIYKVLKQVHPDTGISSKAMTIMNSFVNDIFERIAGESSRLAHYNKRSTITSREIQTAVRLLLPGELAKHAVSEGTKAVTKYTSTK; encoded by the coding sequence ATGCCCCCTAAAGTAAGCGGTAAAGCAGCGAAGAAGGCCGGCAAGGCTCAGAAGAACATTGCCAAaggagacaagaagaagaagcgcaagagGAAGGAGAGCTACGCCATTTACATCTACAAAGTGTTGAAGCAGGTCCACCCCGACACTGGCATCTCCTCCAAAGCCATGACCATCATGAACAGCttcgtcaacgacattttcgagCGCATCGCTGGAGAGTCGTCTCGTCTTgcccactacaacaagcgTTCGACCATCACTAGCCGGGAAATCCAGACGGCCGTCCGTCTGCTTTTGCCCGGTGAGTTGGCCAAGCACGCCGTGTCTGAAGGCACCAAGGCAGTGACCAagtacaccagcaccaagtaa
- the LOC124206216 gene encoding histone H2A, translated as MSGRGKGGKVKGKSKTRSSRAGLQFPVGRIHRMLRKGSYAERVGAGAPVYLAAVMEYLAAEVLELAGNAARDNKKTRIIPRHLQLAIRNDEELNKLLSGVTIAQGGVLPNIQAVLLPKKTDKPAKA; from the coding sequence ATGTCTGGTCGTGGTAAAGGAGGCAAAGTAAAGGGAAAGTCAAAGACCCGTTCCAGCAGGGCCGGACTTCAATTCCCCGTCGGTCGTATCCACCGAATGCTCCGCAAGGGCTCGTACGCTGAGCGCGTCGGTGCCGGCGCCCCCGTCTACTTGGCTGCCGTCATGGAGTACTTGGCCGCTGAGGTCCTCGAGTTGGCCGGTAACGCCGCTCGTGACAACAAGAAGACCCGTATCATCCCTCGTCACTTGCAATTGGCTATCcgcaacgacgaagagttGAACAAACTTCTCTCCGGTGTTACAATTGCCCAGGGTGGTGTTTTGCCCAACATCCAGGCCGTTCTCTTGCCTAAGAAGACCGACAAGCCCGCTAAGGCTTAA
- the LOC124206229 gene encoding integrator complex subunit 1-like, whose translation MELFLFLMLEADNQEIFDMVLHLTAYHYPENIVLPQGYTPPNLAVSTLYWKAWLMLLMLIAHNPGSLGSEAWNSFPPILRALMEMCITNDFATSSGTTDQTELQVAAIEKQTILEFETDLGAASTKTVITENNSLLLSQLTSLDPRGSTRRPPPAVIEQLRTLNATLLLCRSRQPNFLL comes from the exons ATggaacttttccttttccttatGCTAGAGGCTGATAACCAAGAAATTTTTGACATGGTTCTCCACCTCACTGCTTATCATTATCCTGAAAATATCGTCTTGCCACAAG gaTATACTCCTCCAAATCTGGCAGTTAGCACCCTTTACTGGAAGGCTTGGTTGATGCTATTGATGCTGATTGCTCATAATCCTGGCAGTCTTGGGTCTGAGGCATGGAATTCATTCCCTCCTATACTCCGAGCATTGATGGAGATGTGTATCACAAATGATTTCGCTACTTCTTCTGGTACCACAGACCAGACAGAGTTGCAGGTGGCTGCAATTGAAAAGCAAACCATCTTGGAATTCGAAACAGATCTAGGAGCCGCCTCTACAAAAACTGTTATTACCGAGAACAATTCTTTGCTGCTTAGTCAA TTGACATCACTTGATCCACGAGGATCTACGCGACGACCTCCTCCGGCTGTTATTGAGCAGCTTCGAACTTTGAACGCAACACTTCTACTTTGTAGAAGTCGCCAACCGaactttttattgtaa
- the LOC124206201 gene encoding uncharacterized protein LOC124206201, which translates to MVQFKLSSKTMEILFARTPICSIGIFGHIFNNHRLFKISMHHLFMCQFPFHCLHKSINRSQWNVRIQKKEFLSWKIYSGCWNYRRRFRNWSLVGRKPKPNRLFLPVELRASRASTTKRYLQLFFTGARNQILCVPEKNPSTSSCVSSKILNEIDLLQVRLSNVIASTGAVVVNRRRIGKITDNYHEPIGRGKFGQVFKGTWHGCQVAVKEIRSPRRCSTVVEARSFAKMIQREVEALSAVQHRNIIGLLGLCMDNESSDGEASIRVSLIFEFTNGGTLFD; encoded by the exons ATGGTCCAATTCAAGCTGTCTTCCAAAACCATGGAAATTCTGTTTGCAAG aacgCCAATATGTTCCATCGGGATATTCGGCCACATCTTCAACAATCACAGGCTATTCAAAATATCTATGCATCACCTATTTATGTGCCAGTTCCCGTTTCACTGCCTTCACAAATCAATCAACCGCAGCCAGTGGAACGTTAggattcaaaagaaagagTTTCTCAGTTGGAAGATCTATAGTGGATGCTGGAACtacagaagaagattcaggAATTGGAGTTTAGTTGGCAGGAAGCCAAAGCCAAACAGGCTGTTCCTCCCAGTGGAATTAAGAGCCAGCAGAGCGTCAACGACAAAGCGATATCTGCAGCTATTTTTCACTGGAGCaagaaaccaaattttgtGTGTTCCTGAAAAGAATCCTTCTACCTCATCTTGTGTCTCTTCTAAAATTCTGAATGAAATCGATCTTCTGCAAGTCCGATTGAGCAATGTGATCGCCTCAACCGGAGCTGTTGTTGTCAACCGTCGTCGCATTGGAAAGATAACCGACAACTATCATGAGCCGATTGGGCGTGGAAAATTCGGTCAAGTCTTCAAAGGAACTTGGCATGGATGTCAAGTAGCCGTCAAAGAAATCCGCTCTCCTCGGCGTTGCAGCACAGTCGTCGAGGCTCGATCGTTCGCCAAGATGATTCAACGAGAGGTTGAAGCCCTTTCAGCTGTCCAGCACCGCAATATTATTGGACTGCTCGGTCTTTGCATGGATAACGAATCGAGTGATGGTGAAGCATCGATTAGAGTCTCGCTCATCTTTGAATTCACCAACGGAGGGACTCTTTTCGACTGA
- the LOC124206200 gene encoding uncharacterized protein LOC124206200: MVQFKLSSKTMEILFARTPICSIGIFGHIFNNHRLFKISMHHLFMCQFPFHCLHKSINRSQWNVRIQKKEFLSWKIYSGCWNYRRRFRNWSLVGRKPKPNRLFLPVELRASRASTTKRYLQLFFTGARNQILCVPEKNPSTSSCVSSKILNEIDLLQVRLSNVIASTGAVVVNRRRIGKITDNYHEPIGRGKFGQVFKGTWHGCQVAVKEIRSPWRCSTVVEARSFAKMIQREIEALSAVQHRNIIGLLGLCMDNESSDGEASIRVSLIFEFTNGGTLFD; this comes from the exons ATGGTCCAATTCAAGCTGTCTTCCAAAACCATGGAAATTCTGTTTGCAAG aacgCCAATATGTTCCATCGGGATATTCGGCCACATCTTCAACAATCACAGGCTATTCAAAATATCTATGCATCACCTATTTATGTGCCAGTTCCCGTTTCACTGCCTTCACAAATCAATCAACCGCAGCCAGTGGAACGTTAggattcaaaagaaagagTTTCTCAGTTGGAAGATCTATAGTGGATGCTGGAACtacagaagaagattcaggAATTGGAGTTTAGTTGGCAGGAAGCCAAAGCCAAACAGGCTGTTCCTCCCAGTGGAATTAAGAGCCAGCAGAGCGTCAACGACAAAGCGATATCTGCAGCTATTTTTCACTGGAGCaagaaaccaaattttgtGTGTTCCTGAAAAGAATCCTTCTACCTCATCTTGTGTCTCTTCTAAAATTCTGAATGAAATCGATCTTCTGCAAGTCCGATTGAGCAATGTGATCGCCTCAACCGGAGCTGTTGTTGTCAACCGTCGTCGCATTGGAAAGATAACCGACAACTATCATGAGCCGATTGGGCGTGGAAAATTCGGTCAAGTCTTCAAAGGAACTTGGCATGGATGTCAAGTAGCCGTCAAAGAAATCCGCTCTCCTTGGCGTTGCAGCACAGTCGTCGAGGCTCGATCGTTCGCCAAGATGATTCAACGAGAGATTGAAGCCCTTTCAGCTGTCCAGCACCGCAATATTATTGGACTGCTCGGTCTTTGCATGGATAACGAATCGAGTGATGGTGAAGCATCGATTAGAGTCTCGCTCATCTTTGAATTCACCAACGGAGGGACTCTTTTCGACTGA
- the LOC124206212 gene encoding histone H3 translates to MARTKQTARKSTGGKAPRKQLATKAARKSAPATGGVKKPHRYRPGTVALREIRRYQKSTELLIRKLPFQRLVREIAQDFKTDLRFQSSAVMALQEASEAYLVGLFEDTNLCAIHAKRVTIMPKDIQLARRIRGERA, encoded by the coding sequence ATGGCTCGTACCAAGCAAACTGCTCGCAAATCCACCGGTGGCAAGGCGCCCCGCAAACAGTTGGCCACCAAAGCCGCTCGCAAAAGTGCCCCGGCCACTGGAGGAGTCAAGAAACCCCATCGTTATCGTCCCGGCACCGTCGCCCTTCGTGAGATCCGTCGCTACCAAAAGTCGACCGAGCTTCTGATCCGCAAGTTGCCATTCCAGCGCTTGGTCAGAGAAATCGCCCAGGATTTCAAGACCGACTTGCGTTTCCAGAGCTCGGCCGTCATGGCCCTGCAGGAGGCCAGCGAAGCTTACTTGGTGGGTCTTTTCGAAGACACCAACTTGTGCGCCATCCACGCCAAGCGAGTCACCATCATGCCTAAAGACATCCAGCTCGCTCGTCGTATCCGTGGTGAACGTGCTTAA